Proteins from a genomic interval of Leishmania braziliensis MHOM/BR/75/M2904 WGS CADA00000000 data, contig 18, whole genome shotgun sequence:
- the H1A-1 gene encoding P-type H+-ATPase, putative has product MVLTEPGLSVVVEAMLVSREVFQRMLSFLTYRISATLQLVCFFFIACFSLTPKSYGSMDPHFQFFHLPVLMFMLITLLNDGCLMTIGYDHVVPSERPQKWNLPVVFVSASILAAVACGSSLMLLWIGLEAYSPLYYPNSWFRHLGLAQLPQGKLVTMMYLKISISDFLTLFSSRTGGHFFFYMAPSPILLCGALISLFVSTMAASFWHKSRPDNVLTEGLAWGQTNSERLLPLWVWIYCIVWWFVQDVVKVLAHICMDAVDLFGCVSDTEGSGAIKPYSDGVEENGFAPKKRATEKAEKEFFSTPSSVADEVLEGLEEETHSPMEEMSHVSVHSPHGQ; this is encoded by the coding sequence ATGGTACTGACGGAGCCCGGTCTGAGCGTGGTAGTGGAGGCGATGCTTGTGTCACGTGAGGTGTTCCAGCGCATGCTGTCGTTTCTGACGTACCGTATCTctgcgacgctgcagctcgtgtgcttcttcttcatcgCGTGCTTCAGCCTGACACCGAAGAGCTACGGCAGCATGGACCCGCACTTCCAGTTCTTCCACCTGCCCGTGCTGATGTTCATGCTGATCACGCTGCTGAACGACGGCTGCCTGATGACGATTGGCTACGACCACGTGGTTCCGTCGGAGCGGCCGCAGAAGTGGAACCTGCCGGTGGTGTTCGTGAGCGCGTCAATTCTGGCTGCGGTCGCGTGCGGGTCGTCGCTGATGCTTCTGTGGATCGGCCTGGAGGCCTACAGCCCTCTCTACTACCCGAACTCGTGGTTCCGCCACCTtggcctcgcgcagctgccgcagggcAAGCTCGTGACGATGATGTACCTGAAGATCTCGATTTCGGACTTCCTGACGCTCTTCTCGTCGCGCACGGGTGGCCACTTCTTCTTCTACATGGCACCAAGCCCGATCCTGCTCTGCGGCGCGCTCATCTCGCTATTCGTGTCGACGATGGCTGCGTCGTTCTGGCACAAGTCGCGCCCGGATAATGTGCTGACGGAGGGTCTCGCGTGGGGCCAGACGAACTCGGAGAggctgttgccgctgtggGTGTGGATCTACTGCATTGTGTGGTGGTTCGTGCAGGACGTCGTGAAGGTCTTGGCGCACATCTGCATGGATGCCGTGGATCtgtttgggtgtgtgtcggACACTGAGGGCTCCGGGGCGATCAAGCCGTACAGCGAcggtgtggaggagaacGGCTTTGCGCCGAAGAAGAGGGCTACtgagaaggcggagaaggagttTTTCTCGACCCCTTCTAGCGTTGCGGACGAAGTGTTGGAGGgcttggaggaggagacgcacTCACCGATGGAAGAGATGAGCCATGTGAGTGTGCACTCACCTCATGGTCAATAG